The following are from one region of the Anomaloglossus baeobatrachus isolate aAnoBae1 chromosome 1, aAnoBae1.hap1, whole genome shotgun sequence genome:
- the LOC142303520 gene encoding gastrula zinc finger protein XlCGF66.1-like → MTGEDYAVVKTSSDRCQAPVSEGRGGTLSPIPGPPPHPRIHEDINDQKILELTNKMLELLTGEVPIRCQDVTVYFSMEEWEYLEGHKERYKEVMMEEPQPRTSPGLSSTRTTPERCPAPPPPPQDPQVDGDPPYDV, encoded by the exons atgaccggggag gattacgcagtagtgaagacctctagtgatcgctgtcaggcccctgtgtctgaaggacggggaggaaccctgagcccaatcccggggcctccacctcacccccggatacatgaggacatcaatgaccagaagatcctagaactcaccaacaagatgctggagctgctgactggagag gttcctataaggtgtcaggacgtcaccgtctatttctccatggaggagtgggagtatctagaaggacacaaggagcggtacaaggaggtgatgatggaggagccccagccccgcacatcaccag gtctctccagtacgaggacgaccccagagagatgtcccgctcctcctcctcctccacaggatcctcaggtagatggagatcccccctatgatgtgtag